In the genome of Amia ocellicauda isolate fAmiCal2 chromosome 3, fAmiCal2.hap1, whole genome shotgun sequence, one region contains:
- the ramp2 gene encoding receptor activity-modifying protein 2 — translation MQERLALPLQTKMTKMLHLLLFSAVLWGWSTQTHVEEEEEFEYQERYIRVPCNENLMQEYSMMYCWEPFHMVMSELKEEAWCDWNKIIGPYNDLSNCMEKVADLLRCFFPNPTVQELFVQVHAEYFGNCTAEEEDLMDPPQAVVITLTVVPVCLIPFLVALVVWKSNIQE, via the exons ATGCAGGAAAGGTTAGCATTACCTCTCCAGACCAAAATGACCAAAATGCTTCACCTCCTTCTGTTTTCAGCAGTGCTTTGGG gCTGGTCAACACAAACCCATGTGGAAGAAGAAG AGGAGTTCGAGTACCAGGAGAGGTACATTCGAGTCCCCTGCAACGAGAATCTGATGCAAGAATACAGCATGATGTACTGCTGGGAGCCCTTCCACATGGTGATGTCTGAGTTGAAGGAGGAAGCCTGGTGtgactggaataaaataatagg CCCATACAATGATTTATCCAATTGCATGGAGAAGGTGGCAGATCTATTGAGGTGCTTCTTCCCCAATCCCACAGTGCAAGAGCTCTTTGTGCAGGTCCACGCAGAGTACTTTGGGAACTGCACTGCAGAGGAGGAGGACCTGATGGACCCCCCCCAGGCTGTGGTTATCACCCTCACCGTGGTTCCAGTGTGCCTGATCCCCTTTCTGGTCGCCCTGGTGGTGTGGAAGAGCAACATCCAGGAGTGA